The proteins below are encoded in one region of Methanofollis aquaemaris:
- a CDS encoding right-handed parallel beta-helix repeat-containing protein, with amino-acid sequence MTEDHMCNSRARIAILCLIAGCLLLPAAASAATDHPHTWNVSKIEVGDNYTSLLGIPEIGDGDTIRIWGVEGYTYEGGITINAPNVTVTRWEGSPAQPLISGTARAFTVSADNATFRGLNISGNTLSFGSGAGIDAYGIQGLTIAECTFAGNTGGSGLGGALHAQRVDHILVERTVFTGNTADSGGGAYFDSSNYVALTDTTFANNTAEQNGGGAFFTGSTGATLTGATFTNNTAVYGGGGAFFFNSAGAALTGATFTNNTATNDGGGAYFVNSVNAALMDTTFTNNTATNCGGGAYFRGSPGARLTGTTFADNMAENSNGGGAYFEASADAALTGTAFTNNTAKSDGGGAYFDSSCSRARLTDATFANNTATNGGGAFFSWPLGATPMDIALTDTTFTNNNATENGGGAYFASTGTTLTNTAFTHNTAMNWGGGAYFKDSADAVLTDTTFANNTATNNGGGAFFRGSTGAALTRTTFTNNTADFGGGADFENSADAALTDTIFANNTADYGSGGAWFAYSPNANLKRTIFANNMAKYLGGGGACFEGSTNATLTDTTFANNTAAQNGGGAYFVSTGTTLTRTTFTNNTAAQNGGGAYFFNSAGAALTYTTFVNNTATMNGGGAFFTDSTNATLTDATFTNNTAAENGGGAFFIKSTGAVLEGATFANNTATNFGGGAFFISSAGAALTDTTFANNTAEQNGGGAYFDGSDDAALTGTTFEDNTAVYGGGGAFFVRSEGARLMTGTTFANNTATNGGGGAYFAASHNAALTNTTFENNTAARLGGGAYFESSTGAALTDTTFTNNTATICGGGAFFISSTGAVITNCRFENPTNIFAENSTGVLNATRTAGTNIAGGPYLGGNLWLTDPTQNISEWCADADFDGICDQTLEIPNLGTDALPLVYGGTVAVSSTPAGASVHVDGVNTTRTTDTFLYLPVGDHTITVSLAGYVTPANRTVTVVSGTNTPFSFSLQPVPTPTPTPTPTPTPTQTPHSHSSGGGHSDVSAGTASNIPAGGHASFAVQGSAISEVGVTAGETVPEVLLTVERGGLPSGVDAPADAVYEYDEVTLYRTTDAALAGASLNFTIPKAWLEEHGFAPENVVVYRYHDGAWHALPTHIVGEDAYGYSFTAESPGFSLFAIGAEGSGPAPTVTATVTPTETATALPVTTPAPTATTPQQSPIPFGLAALAAGAALLLRGRRR; translated from the coding sequence ATGACTGAAGATCATATGTGCAACAGTAGGGCCAGAATAGCAATTTTGTGCCTGATTGCGGGGTGTCTCCTCCTCCCCGCGGCCGCTTCTGCGGCAACCGATCACCCTCACACCTGGAATGTCTCGAAGATCGAGGTGGGCGACAATTACACCAGTCTCCTGGGTATCCCTGAGATCGGTGACGGCGACACGATCCGCATCTGGGGCGTGGAAGGCTACACCTACGAGGGCGGGATCACCATCAACGCGCCCAACGTGACGGTCACGCGCTGGGAAGGGTCGCCCGCACAACCCCTCATCTCCGGCACTGCCCGGGCGTTCACCGTCAGCGCGGACAACGCCACCTTCCGCGGCCTCAACATCTCCGGGAACACGTTGAGCTTTGGTAGCGGCGCCGGCATCGACGCCTACGGGATTCAGGGCCTTACCATCGCCGAATGCACTTTTGCCGGGAACACGGGAGGCTCTGGCCTCGGCGGTGCGCTCCATGCCCAGCGCGTCGACCACATCCTGGTCGAGAGGACGGTGTTCACCGGCAACACGGCAGACTCTGGCGGCGGTGCGTATTTCGACAGTTCTAACTATGTCGCCCTGACGGACACGACCTTTGCGAACAACACGGCAGAACAGAACGGCGGCGGTGCGTTCTTCACCGGTTCCACCGGTGCCACCCTGACGGGCGCGACCTTCACGAACAACACGGCAGTTTATGGCGGCGGCGGTGCGTTCTTTTTCAATTCCGCCGGTGCCGCCCTGACGGGCGCGACCTTCACGAACAATACGGCAACAAACGACGGCGGCGGTGCGTACTTCGTCAATTCCGTCAATGCCGCCCTGATGGACACCACCTTCACAAACAACACGGCAACGAACTGCGGCGGCGGTGCGTACTTCCGCGGTTCCCCCGGTGCCAGACTGACGGGCACGACCTTTGCGGACAACATGGCAGAGAACAGCAACGGGGGCGGTGCGTACTTCGAGGCTTCCGCCGATGCCGCCCTGACGGGCACGGCCTTCACGAACAACACGGCAAAATCTGATGGCGGCGGTGCATATTTCGACTCTAGTTGTTCCAGAGCCAGACTGACAGACGCGACCTTTGCGAACAACACGGCAACGAACGGCGGCGGTGCGTTTTTCTCCTGGCCCCTCGGTGCCACCCCGATGGACATCGCCCTGACTGACACCACCTTCACGAACAACAATGCAACAGAGAACGGCGGCGGTGCGTACTTCGCTTCCACCGGTACCACCCTGACAAACACCGCCTTCACACACAACACGGCAATGAACTGGGGTGGCGGTGCGTATTTCAAGGATTCCGCCGATGCCGTCCTGACGGACACGACCTTTGCGAACAACACGGCAACGAACAACGGTGGCGGTGCATTCTTCCGCGGTTCCACCGGTGCCGCCCTGACACGCACGACCTTCACAAACAACACGGCAGACTTCGGCGGCGGTGCGGATTTCGAAAATTCCGCCGATGCCGCCCTGACGGACACTATCTTTGCAAACAACACGGCAGATTATGGCAGCGGCGGCGCTTGGTTCGCCTATTCTCCCAATGCCAACCTGAAACGGACGATATTTGCGAACAACATGGCAAAGTACCTCGGCGGCGGCGGTGCGTGCTTCGAAGGTTCCACTAATGCCACCCTGACGGACACGACCTTTGCGAACAACACGGCAGCACAGAACGGCGGCGGTGCGTACTTCGTTTCCACCGGTACCACCCTGACACGCACGACCTTCACGAACAACACGGCAGCACAGAACGGCGGCGGTGCGTACTTCTTCAATTCCGCCGGTGCCGCCCTGACGTACACGACTTTTGTGAACAACACGGCAACCATGAATGGCGGCGGTGCGTTCTTCACTGATTCCACCAATGCCACTCTGACGGACGCAACCTTCACAAACAATACGGCAGCAGAGAACGGCGGCGGTGCATTCTTCATCAAGTCCACCGGTGCCGTCCTGGAGGGCGCGACCTTTGCGAACAACACGGCAACGAACTTCGGCGGCGGTGCGTTCTTCATCAGTTCCGCCGGTGCTGCCCTGACAGACACGACCTTTGCGAACAACACGGCAGAACAGAACGGCGGCGGTGCATATTTCGACGGTTCCGACGATGCCGCGCTGACGGGTACGACCTTTGAGGACAACACGGCAGTTTATGGCGGCGGCGGTGCGTTCTTCGTCCGTTCCGAGGGTGCCAGACTGATGACGGGCACGACCTTTGCGAACAACACGGCAACGAACGGCGGCGGCGGTGCGTATTTCGCGGCGTCCCACAATGCCGCCCTGACAAACACCACCTTTGAGAACAACACGGCAGCACGGCTCGGCGGCGGTGCGTATTTCGAGTCTTCCACCGGTGCCGCCCTGACGGACACGACCTTCACGAACAACACGGCAACGATCTGCGGCGGTGGTGCGTTCTTCATCAGTTCCACCGGTGCCGTCATCACCAACTGCCGCTTCGAGAACCCCACCAACATCTTTGCAGAAAACTCCACCGGCGTCCTCAACGCCACCCGCACCGCCGGCACGAACATCGCGGGCGGGCCGTACCTGGGCGGCAACCTCTGGCTGACTGACCCGACCCAGAACATCTCCGAGTGGTGTGCGGACGCAGACTTCGACGGCATCTGCGATCAGACGCTGGAGATCCCGAACCTCGGCACCGACGCCCTCCCGCTGGTGTACGGCGGGACGGTGGCTGTCTCCTCGACGCCTGCCGGTGCGTCCGTCCATGTGGACGGCGTGAATACCACCCGCACAACCGACACCTTCCTCTACCTCCCTGTCGGCGACCACACGATCACCGTCTCCCTTGCAGGGTACGTGACCCCCGCAAACAGGACGGTGACGGTTGTCTCTGGCACGAACACGCCCTTTTCCTTCTCCCTGCAACCGGTGCCGACGCCAACACCAACACCAACACCAACGCCGACGCCGACACAGACGCCCCATTCCCACAGTTCCGGCGGCGGTCACTCCGATGTCTCGGCCGGTACGGCGAGCAACATCCCTGCAGGCGGCCACGCCTCCTTCGCAGTGCAGGGCTCCGCGATCTCTGAAGTGGGCGTGACGGCCGGGGAGACAGTCCCTGAAGTCCTCCTCACTGTCGAGAGGGGAGGCCTGCCCTCGGGCGTCGATGCCCCGGCCGACGCGGTCTACGAATACGACGAGGTGACCCTCTACCGCACCACGGACGCCGCCCTCGCGGGTGCGTCCCTGAATTTCACCATCCCGAAGGCATGGCTCGAAGAGCATGGCTTTGCGCCTGAGAACGTCGTGGTGTACAGGTATCACGACGGCGCCTGGCACGCCCTCCCGACCCATATCGTCGGCGAGGACGCGTATGGCTACTCTTTCACCGCGGAAAGCCCCGGTTTCTCCCTCTTCGCGATCGGGGCCGAGGGGTCCGGACCCGCGCCGACGGTGACCGCGACCGTGACGCCGACCGAAACCGCGACCGCACTCCCGGTCACGACCCCCGCCCCCACGGCAACAACCCCGCAGCAGAGCCCCATCCCCTTCGGGCTTGCCGCCCTCGCCGCGGGCGCCGCCCTCCTCCTCAGGGGAAGACGGAGATAA
- a CDS encoding nuclear transport factor 2 family protein, translating into MALSAKTREAVTKTMYAYASAYGRKDADGVAALLAPEVIGIGSEKGEWVEGRDEYVSAITRECAAFDDISLEYGDLRIAADGIIAWVATPFEMTITADGRVRHLHGRLTAVLMNTWDGWRFVQTHFSVPEGGEE; encoded by the coding sequence ATGGCTCTCAGTGCAAAGACGCGGGAAGCGGTGACGAAGACGATGTACGCCTACGCCTCCGCGTACGGACGAAAGGACGCAGACGGCGTTGCGGCGCTGCTGGCGCCCGAGGTGATCGGGATCGGATCCGAGAAGGGGGAGTGGGTGGAGGGGCGCGACGAGTACGTCTCTGCCATCACCCGTGAATGTGCAGCTTTCGACGACATCTCGCTCGAATACGGCGACCTCAGGATCGCGGCGGACGGGATCATAGCCTGGGTGGCGACGCCCTTCGAGATGACGATTACTGCGGATGGCAGGGTGCGGCACCTGCACGGTCGCCTGACCGCCGTGCTGATGAACACCTGGGACGGGTGGCGCTTTGTCCAGACGCATTTTTCCGTGCCCGAGGGCGGGGAGGAGTGA
- the purB gene encoding adenylosuccinate lyase — MAIHPIDYRYGTPEMKAVWGEENRFRCIVAAEVALAQAEAACGVIPADAAATIEKCAGEASLARANEIEAEINHDMMAVVKAVTEVCGDAGRWIHFGATSNDMLDTATGLQMKAAMDLIEEKLQRLLAVLLRRAEETKNLVCVARTHGQHGVPTTYGLRFAIWASEVGRHIERLRELRPRVAVGQLTGAVGTQAALGTKGLEVQPAMMEYLGLSAVDVSNQVISRDRYAEYVLFLANMATTLDKIGVEIRSLQRTEIAEVEEAFGKKQVGSSTMPHKRNPIKSEQVCGLARIVRSMVEPALQNNTLWDERDLTNSSCERVVFPEASVLADHILNVMTGVLDRLNIREENIRKNLNLLHGVNLAESVMIELTRRGLGRQDAHEAVRVASMTALAEKRSIAGVLEENPKVAAVLSSEEIAVLLNPDNYIGTAVEQVERVVEKLRPLSA, encoded by the coding sequence ATGGCGATCCACCCGATAGACTACCGGTACGGCACTCCAGAGATGAAGGCCGTCTGGGGCGAAGAGAACCGGTTCAGGTGCATAGTGGCGGCGGAGGTCGCGCTCGCACAGGCCGAGGCGGCGTGCGGGGTTATTCCGGCCGACGCTGCGGCGACGATAGAGAAGTGCGCGGGAGAGGCCAGCCTCGCACGGGCGAACGAGATCGAGGCCGAGATCAACCACGACATGATGGCCGTCGTCAAGGCTGTCACCGAGGTCTGCGGCGACGCCGGGCGCTGGATCCACTTCGGCGCCACCTCGAACGACATGCTGGACACGGCCACCGGGCTCCAGATGAAGGCGGCGATGGACCTGATCGAGGAGAAACTCCAGAGACTCCTCGCCGTCCTCCTGCGCCGCGCCGAAGAGACGAAAAACCTCGTCTGCGTCGCACGCACCCATGGTCAGCACGGCGTGCCGACGACGTACGGGCTGCGGTTTGCGATCTGGGCGAGCGAGGTCGGTCGGCACATCGAGCGCCTCCGCGAGTTGCGGCCGCGGGTCGCCGTCGGCCAGCTCACCGGCGCCGTCGGGACGCAGGCGGCCCTGGGGACAAAGGGGCTTGAGGTGCAGCCCGCGATGATGGAGTACCTCGGACTCTCCGCCGTCGACGTCTCCAACCAGGTGATCTCCCGCGACCGCTATGCGGAGTACGTCCTCTTCCTGGCGAACATGGCCACCACCCTGGACAAGATCGGGGTCGAGATCAGGTCGCTCCAGCGGACCGAGATCGCCGAGGTCGAGGAAGCCTTCGGCAAGAAGCAGGTCGGATCCTCGACGATGCCCCACAAGAGGAACCCGATCAAGAGCGAGCAGGTCTGCGGCCTCGCCCGCATCGTCCGCTCAATGGTCGAACCCGCCCTCCAGAACAACACCCTCTGGGACGAGCGCGACCTCACCAACTCCTCCTGCGAGAGGGTGGTCTTCCCCGAGGCCTCGGTCCTCGCCGACCACATCCTCAACGTGATGACCGGCGTCCTCGACCGCCTCAATATCAGGGAGGAGAACATCAGGAAGAACCTCAACCTTCTCCACGGCGTGAACCTCGCCGAGTCGGTGATGATCGAACTGACCAGGCGCGGTCTGGGCAGGCAGGACGCACACGAGGCCGTCCGTGTGGCAAGCATGACGGCGCTTGCAGAGAAGCGGAGCATCGCCGGCGTCCTCGAAGAGAACCCGAAGGTCGCGGCCGTCCTCTCCTCCGAAGAGATCGCCGTCCTCCTCAACCCTGACAACTACATCGGCACCGCGGTCGAGCAGGTCGAGCGCGTCGTCGAAAAACTCAGGCCCCTCTCGGCCTGA
- a CDS encoding GNAT family N-acetyltransferase — MPSALRTERLELVPATPRHLDLDLTDHRALAALLKAEVPPDWPPEMIRDARRTFLSMLRADPFSEGWNLWYLIRTGGERRVLAGGCGFVGHPSIEGRAEIGYSLMPGCRGRGYATEAAAALIGWAFDDPDVTCVFARTYADLTPSIRLLRRLGFTPAGDEEGGIRLRYDLTRAQWDGTSRWGWKKEDFILAFP; from the coding sequence ATGCCATCCGCCCTCAGGACCGAACGGCTCGAACTGGTTCCGGCCACCCCGCGCCACCTCGACCTCGATCTCACCGACCACAGAGCGCTCGCCGCACTCCTGAAAGCCGAGGTTCCGCCCGACTGGCCGCCGGAGATGATCAGAGATGCACGCCGGACCTTCCTCTCAATGCTCAGGGCCGACCCGTTCAGCGAGGGCTGGAACCTCTGGTACCTCATCCGCACCGGGGGCGAGCGCCGGGTGCTCGCCGGGGGGTGTGGTTTTGTCGGCCACCCTTCCATCGAGGGGAGGGCCGAGATCGGGTACTCCCTCATGCCCGGGTGCAGGGGCCGGGGCTATGCGACCGAGGCGGCGGCGGCCCTCATCGGGTGGGCCTTCGACGATCCTGATGTGACATGCGTCTTTGCCAGAACCTATGCCGACCTGACCCCCTCGATCCGTCTCCTCAGACGACTCGGCTTCACTCCTGCCGGGGATGAGGAGGGCGGCATCAGGTTACGCTACGACCTGACCAGGGCGCAGTGGGATGGGACGAGCCGTTGGGGCTGGAAAAAAGAGGATTTTATCCTCGCCTTCCCCTGA
- a CDS encoding NosD domain-containing protein yields MTAGDVILIRPGTYDESVTVNKRLTLKGEAGATVNGGITIIADGATIEGLAVNGAAGSRTIDVNWVADAVVRGCTVSGSRTGIYIESAPNCTVEGCTLDDTITYIGIDLFGSGQCRILDNQLSGSGSIGITLVDCPDCIISGNTVQDSDFAGIKLQSGCQGSVIVANTLSNTPSGIEVTGCTGQTTVLRDNTIVGARDEGVFLVDTDSLIVENITVRGGGYGVRLSSVDTITLANSTITGTGTGLYVESTTTDSLIANNLFNNTENIKVEAEITMTGTRWNTTKTAGENIRGGSFLGGNLWLTPEGKGFSQTRADLDLDGICDEGYAITDTAGEVVGTDFFPLQNGGPSANFTVTSPVFMPGVPVSFNDTSVGDPTSWSWTFGDETLTARNVTRTYDTAGTYLANLTVSNTLGTNTTTRTFTIEPFSIQAAVDAAAPGDIVLVPAGTYDEDVTVDKNITLRGSEGAVVNGKISLTNTATGATVEHLAVNGVAGFSTITVNADDAVVRECTISGGQKGIDLYSAENCTVEGCSVGGATDGISLYSMGQSRILDNQVTGCGCFGIVLIRDCPECIISGNSVQNCNSSGIQLQSGCQGSVVESNTCSHNNNGITVTGCAGTTTVLRDNTIIEDRNIAVNLQSGDSVIVENVTAKDGNYGVSLIDVENITITNSAFTGFTRYGLYVPIGSSAPHSLIANNLFNNSENFYLSSSADLSTIRWNTTKTEGTNIRGGSFLGGNLWLTPAGTGFSETHADFDLDGICDEGYAITDDNGDVAGTDFFPLQNGGPSANFSVTSSGMMVGMPVFFNDTSVGAPTSWSWTFDGQTETTQNVTRTYDVVGTYQATLTVKNEFGTNTTSRTLDVVPYTIQGAVNAASEGDVVLVPSGTYDEDVTVDKTLTLMGSEGAVLNGSITITADGATVENLAVNGVVGSTVITVNAADAVVRGCTIWDGGDGVRITSAPNCTVEGCTLGGTLTGNGIYLYSAGQSRILANQMTGCGGFGIILYSSCPGCFISGNTVQDCKERGIQLQSGCQGSVVISNTCSGNNGGLKVSGCKGQTTILRDNTLLENNYYGVSLEKADSVIVENVTVKDGTSGIFLTNVENITLTNSTFTGLTSCGLSVYPRYSATNSLIANNLFNNTWNVYIPDTSDLTGTRWNTTKTFGKNIRGGPFLGGNLWLTPDGTGFSETHEDRNGDGICDEGYDLGNGCIDSLPLHTCLPTADFIFAPTGGSTPLEVQFTQTCSGVNPRLYHWDFGDNTPAVEFVHPSHTFTTNGTHQVSLTVENAFGSSTTTKTVTALEPPTANFTVTPAGGKAPLTVVCTDTSTGCVFARLWDFGDGTTSTEPTPTHVYAKAGTYTVSLNVSNPYASDMMVQEKCITVEAPARSGGGGGGRSPASAGAASHIPAGGHASFGVRDAAIHEVEVTTAEAVSHILVTVEPTAKPNRIEAPAGAIFEYDEVTLYHTTDDALAGAELNFTVTKAWLEEQGAGPDDVVLYRYHDGAWHALPTRIVGEDEHRYSFTAESPGFSLFAIGIDASGPAPTVTPTGTVTALPVTTSTTAATTTPQQSPVPFGLAALAAGAALLLRGRRG; encoded by the coding sequence GTGACGGCCGGCGACGTCATCCTCATACGCCCCGGTACCTATGACGAGAGCGTGACGGTGAACAAACGCCTCACCCTCAAGGGCGAGGCGGGCGCGACGGTGAACGGCGGGATCACGATCATCGCCGACGGTGCAACAATCGAGGGCCTCGCCGTGAACGGGGCTGCGGGTTCCAGGACCATCGATGTCAACTGGGTCGCCGACGCCGTGGTGCGGGGGTGCACGGTCTCCGGCAGCAGGACCGGGATCTATATCGAATCGGCGCCGAACTGCACCGTGGAGGGGTGCACACTGGACGACACTATTACATACATTGGCATCGACCTCTTCGGGTCAGGCCAGTGCCGGATCCTGGACAACCAGTTGAGCGGGAGCGGATCTATCGGGATCACACTCGTGGATTGCCCCGACTGCATCATCTCCGGGAACACCGTCCAGGACAGTGATTTTGCAGGCATTAAACTCCAGAGCGGGTGCCAGGGCTCTGTGATCGTCGCCAACACCCTCTCCAACACCCCCAGTGGTATCGAGGTCACGGGTTGCACCGGCCAGACCACCGTCCTGAGAGACAACACCATCGTAGGAGCCAGAGACGAGGGAGTCTTCCTGGTGGATACGGACTCTCTCATCGTCGAGAATATCACGGTGAGGGGCGGGGGCTATGGGGTCCGCCTCTCCTCTGTCGATACTATCACGCTCGCCAACAGCACCATCACCGGAACTGGTACCGGACTTTATGTCGAGAGTACCACAACAGACTCTCTCATCGCAAACAACCTCTTCAACAACACGGAAAACATCAAGGTCGAGGCCGAAATCACCATGACCGGCACCCGGTGGAACACGACGAAGACCGCCGGTGAAAACATCCGCGGCGGTTCTTTCCTCGGCGGCAACCTCTGGCTGACGCCTGAAGGCAAGGGATTCTCCCAGACCCGTGCCGACCTCGACCTCGACGGGATCTGCGACGAGGGGTATGCGATCACGGACACCGCTGGAGAAGTCGTCGGCACTGATTTCTTCCCACTCCAGAATGGCGGGCCGTCGGCGAACTTCACCGTCACTTCCCCGGTTTTCATGCCCGGCGTGCCGGTCTCCTTCAACGACACTTCCGTGGGCGACCCCACTTCGTGGTCGTGGACGTTCGGCGACGAGACGCTGACCGCCAGGAACGTCACCCGCACCTACGATACCGCGGGTACCTACCTGGCGAACCTCACCGTCTCCAACACCCTCGGCACGAACACCACGACCCGCACCTTCACCATCGAGCCCTTCAGCATCCAGGCGGCGGTCGACGCTGCCGCCCCTGGAGATATCGTCCTCGTCCCGGCCGGCACCTATGACGAGGACGTGACCGTGGACAAGAACATCACCCTCAGGGGGAGCGAGGGTGCTGTGGTGAACGGCAAAATCTCCCTCACGAATACCGCGACCGGTGCGACCGTCGAGCACCTCGCCGTGAATGGGGTCGCAGGTTTCTCGACCATCACGGTCAATGCCGACGATGCCGTCGTACGTGAATGCACTATCTCTGGGGGGCAAAAAGGGATAGATCTCTATTCTGCGGAGAACTGCACCGTGGAGGGGTGTAGCGTGGGTGGCGCCACCGACGGCATCTCTCTCTACTCCATGGGTCAGTCCAGGATCCTGGACAACCAGGTGACCGGGTGTGGATGTTTCGGGATTGTACTCATACGGGATTGCCCGGAGTGTATCATCTCAGGAAACTCTGTCCAGAATTGTAATAGTTCAGGCATTCAACTCCAGTCCGGGTGCCAGGGTTCTGTGGTTGAGTCCAACACCTGTTCTCACAATAACAATGGTATCACGGTCACCGGGTGCGCCGGCACGACCACTGTCCTGAGAGACAACACCATCATTGAAGACCGAAACATTGCAGTCAACCTGCAGAGCGGAGACTCCGTCATCGTCGAGAATGTCACGGCGAAGGACGGGAACTACGGTGTCTCCCTCATCGATGTCGAGAATATCACCATCACCAACAGCGCCTTCACCGGGTTCACCAGATATGGGCTGTATGTCCCCATTGGCTCTTCCGCGCCGCACTCGCTCATCGCAAACAACCTCTTCAACAACAGCGAGAACTTCTATCTCTCGTCCAGCGCCGATCTCTCCACCATCCGCTGGAACACCACAAAGACCGAGGGCACAAACATCCGCGGCGGTTCTTTCCTCGGCGGCAACCTCTGGCTGACGCCTGCGGGCACCGGGTTCTCAGAGACCCATGCCGACTTCGACCTCGACGGGATCTGCGATGAAGGATATGCGATCACCGATGATAACGGGGACGTCGCCGGCACCGACTTCTTCCCGCTCCAGAACGGCGGGCCGTCGGCGAACTTCAGCGTCACGTCGTCGGGCATGATGGTCGGCATGCCGGTCTTCTTCAACGACACTTCTGTGGGCGCTCCCACTTCGTGGTCATGGACGTTTGACGGGCAGACAGAGACCACCCAGAACGTCACCCGCACCTACGATGTCGTGGGCACCTACCAGGCGACCCTGACGGTGAAGAACGAGTTCGGGACGAACACCACGAGCCGCACGCTCGATGTCGTACCGTACACAATCCAGGGGGCGGTGAACGCCGCCTCCGAGGGCGACGTCGTCCTCGTCCCGTCCGGCACCTATGACGAGGACGTGACCGTGGACAAAACCCTCACCCTCATGGGGAGCGAGGGTGCGGTCCTCAACGGCAGCATCACGATCACCGCCGACGGTGCGACGGTCGAGAACCTCGCCGTGAATGGGGTCGTCGGTTCCACGGTCATCACGGTCAATGCCGCCGACGCCGTGGTGCGGGGGTGCACCATATGGGACGGCGGTGACGGGGTCCGTATCACCTCTGCACCGAACTGCACCGTGGAGGGGTGCACGCTGGGCGGCACTCTCACCGGCAACGGCATCTACCTATATTCCGCAGGCCAGTCCCGGATCCTGGCCAACCAGATGACCGGATGTGGGGGTTTCGGGATTATTCTCTATTCAAGTTGCCCTGGTTGTTTCATCTCAGGGAACACTGTCCAGGACTGCAAGGAAAGAGGCATTCAACTTCAGTCCGGATGCCAGGGCTCTGTGGTCATCTCAAACACCTGTTCGGGCAATAATGGCGGTTTGAAAGTCTCTGGGTGCAAGGGGCAGACGACGATCCTGAGAGACAACACTCTTCTAGAGAATAACTACTATGGAGTCAGCCTGGAGAAGGCGGATTCCGTCATCGTCGAAAACGTCACGGTGAAGGACGGGACGTCCGGTATTTTCCTCACCAATGTCGAGAATATCACGCTCACCAACAGCACCTTCACCGGGCTCACCAGTTGTGGACTGTCTGTTTACCCCCGTTATTCCGCGACGAACTCTCTCATCGCGAACAACCTCTTCAACAATACCTGGAATGTCTATATCCCGGATACCTCAGACCTGACCGGCACCCGCTGGAACACCACAAAGACCTTCGGGAAAAATATCCGCGGCGGCCCCTTCCTTGGCGGCAACCTCTGGCTGACGCCTGACGGCACCGGGTTCTCAGAGACCCACGAAGACCGCAACGGCGACGGGATCTGCGACGAGGGCTACGACCTCGGCAACGGCTGCATCGACTCCCTCCCGCTCCACACCTGCCTCCCGACCGCGGACTTCATCTTCGCACCCACCGGGGGCAGCACCCCGCTCGAAGTGCAGTTCACCCAAACCTGCTCTGGGGTCAACCCCCGTCTCTATCACTGGGACTTCGGGGACAACACTCCCGCGGTCGAGTTTGTCCATCCCTCCCACACCTTCACGACCAACGGCACCCACCAGGTGAGCCTGACGGTCGAAAACGCCTTCGGAAGCAGCACGACGACAAAGACGGTCACCGCCCTCGAACCGCCGACGGCGAACTTCACCGTGACGCCAGCGGGTGGGAAGGCTCCTCTCACGGTGGTGTGTACCGATACATCGACTGGCTGCGTCTTCGCCCGCCTCTGGGACTTTGGTGACGGCACCACTTCGACCGAGCCCACCCCCACCCATGTCTACGCAAAGGCCGGAACCTACACCGTATCCCTGAATGTCAGCAACCCGTACGCCTCTGACATGATGGTCCAGGAGAAGTGCATCACAGTGGAGGCGCCAGCCAGGAGCGGCGGTGGTGGGGGTGGGCGCTCGCCCGCGTCGGCCGGTGCGGCAAGTCATATCCCTGCCGGCGGCCACGCTTCCTTCGGGGTCCGCGACGCGGCGATCCACGAAGTCGAGGTGACGACCGCTGAAGCGGTCTCGCATATTCTGGTCACCGTCGAACCGACCGCGAAGCCGAACCGCATCGAGGCCCCGGCAGGTGCAATCTTCGAGTACGACGAAGTGACGCTGTACCACACCACCGACGATGCCCTCGCCGGCGCCGAACTCAACTTCACGGTCACGAAGGCGTGGCTCGAGGAGCAGGGGGCCGGGCCCGATGACGTGGTGCTGTACCGGTACCACGACGGTGCCTGGCACGCCCTCCCGACCCGCATCGTCGGCGAGGACGAGCATCGGTACTCCTTCACCGCCGAGAGCCCCGGCTTCTCCCTCTTCGCGATCGGGATCGATGCGTCCGGCCCCGCACCGACGGTGACCCCGACCGGTACCGTGACCGCACTCCCGGTCACGACCTCTACCACCGCGGCCACCACCACCCCGCAGCAGAGCCCGGTTCCGTTCGGGCTTGCGGCCCTCGCCGCGGGTGCCGCCCTCCTCCTCAGGGGAAGGCGAGGATAA